A genomic region of Papaver somniferum cultivar HN1 chromosome 7, ASM357369v1, whole genome shotgun sequence contains the following coding sequences:
- the LOC113296691 gene encoding uncharacterized protein At4g14100-like, whose amino-acid sequence MACFGSATKVISFLAIILSSLTNSTISESTDPTPTPWPPQFHSIMIYNTSGTLQINSLWYDYPKGRNFNIIQRQLGDHVYDLEWNNGTSFIYTLDANKKCQTLKFDVGILTPDFLHGAHYLGQRKMDGFLCNVWEKVDFIWYYEDVVTKRPVHWTFYNGMEGHLMTFEVGAVLEDEKWQAPVYCFESGEQAGDSSQINSLVDNNGSAVDLLKRKMLIQRLKEL is encoded by the exons ATGGCATGTTTTGGTTCTGCAACAAAAGTAATCTCTTTTTTGGCAATAATACTATCATCTCTCACAAACTCCACCATTTCTGAATCAACAGACCCAACTCCAACACCATGGCCTCCTCAATTCCACTCAATTATGATATATAACACCAGCGGTACACTTCAAATAAACAGTCTCTGGTATGATTATCCCAAAGGAAGAAActtcaacatcattcaaagacaATTGGGTGATCATGTTTATGACTTAGAATGGAACAATGGTACTTCATTTATATACACTCTTGATGCCAACAAGAAATGCCAAACCTTGAAGTTTGATGTGGGTATTCTCACACCTGATTTTCTTCATGGTGCACATTATTTGGGACAAAGAAAAATGGATGGGTTTCTCTGTAATGTCTGGgagaaagttgatttcatttggtATTATGAAGATGTTGTCACAAAGAGACCTGTTCATTGGACTTTCTACAATG GAATGGAAGGTCATTTGATGACATTTGAGGTTGGAGCTGTACTGGAAGATGAAAAATGGCAAGCGCCTGTATACTGTTTCGAGTCCGGTGAGCAAGCAGGTGATAGCTCACAAATCAACTCTTTGGTTGATAATAATGGTTCAGCAGTGGATCTTCTTAAAAGAAAAATGTTGATTCAGAGGTTGAAGGAACTTTGA
- the LOC113296693 gene encoding uncharacterized protein At4g14100-like, which produces MIYNTSGTNQIFDLWYDYPNGRNFNIIQNQLGELLYDLEWNNGTKFVYTLDANKKCQTVKVGFGILTPDWLDGANYLGQRRMDGFLCNVWEKVDFIWYYEDVVTKRPVHWAFYTGMEGHLMTFEVGAVLEDAKWQAPVYCFESGEQADDSSQLNSVVDNSGPAEDLFKRKMLIQEF; this is translated from the exons ATGATATATAACACCAGTGGTACAAATCAAATTTTTGATCTCTGGTATGATTATCCCAATGGAAGAAACttcaacatcattcaaaatcaATTGGGTGAGCTTCTATATGACTTAGAATGGAACAATGGCACTAAATTTGTTTACACTCTTGATGCCAACAAGAAATGCCAAACCGTGAAGGTTGGTTTTGGTATTCTTACACCTGACTGGCTTGATGGTGCAAATTATTTGGGACAACGAAGAATGGATGGGTTTCTTTGTAATGTCTGGgagaaagttgatttcatttggtATTATGAAGATGTTGTCACTAAGAGACCTGTTCATTGGGCTTTCTACACTG GAATGGAAGGTCATTTGATGACGTTTGAGGTTGGAGCTGTGCTGGAAGATGCAAAATGGCAAGCGCCTGTTTACTGTTTCGAGTCCGGTGAGCAAGCAGATGATAGCTCGCAACTTAACTCTGTAGTTGATAACAGTGGTCCAGCAGAGGatctttttaaaagaaaaatgttGATTCAGGAATTTTGA
- the LOC113296692 gene encoding uncharacterized protein At4g14100-like, whose product MVSASISSLYSFMFFFSLLFISVSVSSSRIIQSSDPTPTPWPHQFHSILVMNFSGSNEIINLWYDWTNGRNFNIIQKQLGGITYDCEWNNGTSFFWTSDKKCSSAQLQVGILTPNWLDGANYLGQQKIDGFLCNVWEKADFITYYEDVVTKRPVHWVFYTGRSAHVMTFEVGAVLGDEHWQAPSYCFDGTEKEDNGSDGIIESSMEGVLRSKMGGLSMYL is encoded by the exons ATGGTCTCTGCTTCCATTTCTTCACTTTACTCTTTcatgttcttcttctctttgttatTCATCTCTGTCTCCGTCTCCTCATCCAGAATCATCCAATCCAGTGACCCAACACCAACACCATGGCCACATCAATTCCACTCAATCCTAGTGATGAATTTCAGTGGATCAAATGAAATCATAAATCTCTGGTATGATTGGACCAATGGAAGAAACTTCAACATTATCCAGAAACAACTCGGTGGGATTACATATGATTGTGAATGGAATAATGGGACTTCATTTTTCTGGACAAGTGATAAGAAATGTTCAAGTGCTCAGTTACAAGTTGGTATTCTTACACCAAACTGGCTTGATGGTGCAAATTATTTGGGGCAACAAAAAATTGATGGGTTTCTTTGTAATGTCTGGGAGAAAGCTGATTTCATCACCTATTATGAAGATGTTGTCACTAAAAGACCCGTTCACTGGGTTTTCTACACAG GAAGGTCAGCTCATGTGATGACATTTGAAGTGGGAGCGGTTTTAGGGGATGAACACTGGCAAGCCCCTTCATATTGTTTTGATGGGACAGAAAAAGAAGATAATGGCTCAGATGGGATTATTGAGAGCTCCATGGAGGGTGTTTTGAGAAGTAAAATGGGGGGTTTGAGCATGTACTTGTAA